The Blautia hydrogenotrophica DSM 10507 genome window below encodes:
- a CDS encoding cobyrinate a,c-diamide synthase gives MKIPRILLAAGASGSGKTLITCGLLQAMKNRGIQTASFKCGPDYIDPMFHSKVIGAKSRNLDTFFAGGDTVRWLLQENMRGMELAVMEGVMGYYDGVGGITTQASAYDLARETKTPVILIVNSRGMSVSLAAYLKGFLEYRADSQIQGVIFNQMSPMLYPRMKKLVEEELGIRAYGYVPKVEECRIESRHLGLVMPEEVQDLQKKLQKLAQVLEETLDLDGILKLAGQAQDLPPSDLTEEAQIFGFQLEWPVRLGLARDEAFCFVYEDNLRLLESMGAKLVEFSPLHDSHLPEDLDGLLLYGGYPELYAKELSENQSMRREIGDWLKKGLPCLAECGGFMYLHEQMEGMDGKFYPMAGAFEGSAYRTPKLNRFGYVNLRAEHPVLGEDLGTIRAHEFHYFDSENCGCDFQAQKPVGSRGWRCMHGTDSQLCGFPHLYYCGSPQVAAAFLKQCGKTQARRRCENPMGAKGEKRKWQE, from the coding sequence ATGAAGATACCCAGAATTTTGCTGGCCGCGGGAGCCAGCGGCAGCGGAAAGACGTTGATTACCTGCGGACTTTTGCAGGCGATGAAAAACCGGGGAATTCAGACGGCCTCTTTTAAATGCGGGCCGGATTACATAGATCCCATGTTTCACAGTAAGGTGATCGGGGCAAAATCCCGGAACCTGGACACTTTTTTTGCTGGCGGCGACACCGTGCGCTGGCTGCTGCAGGAGAATATGAGAGGGATGGAGCTGGCCGTGATGGAGGGCGTGATGGGCTACTATGACGGTGTAGGCGGCATCACCACCCAGGCCAGTGCCTATGATCTTGCGCGGGAGACGAAGACGCCGGTGATACTGATTGTCAATTCCAGAGGGATGAGCGTGTCTTTGGCCGCCTATCTGAAAGGATTTCTGGAATACCGGGCAGACAGCCAGATACAGGGTGTGATTTTTAACCAGATGTCTCCGATGCTCTATCCAAGAATGAAAAAACTGGTGGAGGAAGAGCTGGGCATCCGGGCTTACGGCTATGTCCCCAAGGTGGAGGAGTGCCGGATTGAGAGCCGCCATCTGGGGCTTGTGATGCCTGAGGAGGTACAGGACCTGCAAAAAAAGCTGCAGAAGCTGGCACAGGTGCTGGAAGAGACTTTGGACTTGGATGGGATTCTAAAGCTGGCCGGTCAGGCACAGGATTTACCCCCTTCTGATCTGACGGAGGAGGCGCAGATTTTTGGGTTTCAGCTTGAATGGCCGGTGCGCCTGGGGCTGGCAAGAGACGAGGCTTTTTGCTTTGTCTACGAAGATAACCTGCGTCTTTTGGAAAGCATGGGGGCAAAACTGGTGGAGTTTTCGCCCCTTCACGACAGCCATCTGCCCGAGGATTTGGATGGGCTTTTGCTGTACGGCGGTTACCCGGAGCTCTACGCAAAGGAACTGTCGGAAAACCAGAGTATGCGCAGAGAAATCGGAGACTGGCTGAAGAAGGGGCTTCCCTGTCTGGCCGAGTGCGGAGGCTTTATGTATCTGCATGAGCAGATGGAAGGAATGGATGGAAAATTCTATCCCATGGCAGGGGCCTTTGAAGGTTCGGCCTACCGGACGCCGAAGCTGAACCGGTTTGGCTATGTGAATCTAAGGGCAGAACATCCGGTGTTAGGAGAAGACTTAGGAACGATACGCGCCCATGAATTTCATTACTTTGATTCGGAGAACTGCGGCTGTGATTTTCAGGCGCAAAAGCCGGTTGGCAGCCGGGGCTGGAGGTGCATGCATGGGACGGACAGCCAGCTGTGCGGATTTCCCCATCTGTATTACTGCGGCAGCCCTCAGGTGGCAGCGGCTTTCTTAAAGCAGTGTGGGAAAACGCAGGCCAGACGAAGGTGTGAAAATCCTATGGGGGCGAAAGGAGAGAAAAGAAAATGGCAGGAGTGA
- the cobD gene encoding threonine-phosphate decarboxylase CobD, with product MKHIHGGDVYHHQGCVDFSANCNPLGTPGKVRQAVADSLDELVNYPQVGYESLKKAIAQYEQVNKEQVICGNGAAELIYTLILALRPRQALVLAPTFAEYEQALENLGCRVDYYGLKRECSFQPQSDFFDRLTPQVDVVFLCNPNNPTGLLLEREFLERVLDICDKHQTMLVVDECFLDFVKEPKKYSLKEELSENPHLFLLKAFTKRYAMAGVRLGYGLCQNLDLLERMGRMTQPWNLSVIAQKAGIAALKEEDYVRRGRQIVFQEIERMKQEFQKLGIKTYDSQANYLFFEGPKDLWEKCLDKGILIRDCSNYTGLSKGYYRVAVKMPQENDRLLKALGELYL from the coding sequence ATGAAACATATACATGGCGGAGATGTCTACCACCATCAAGGATGCGTGGATTTTTCCGCGAACTGCAACCCTTTGGGAACTCCTGGCAAAGTGAGGCAGGCAGTGGCGGACAGTCTGGATGAGCTGGTAAACTATCCCCAGGTGGGATACGAGAGTCTGAAAAAGGCGATCGCACAGTACGAACAGGTGAACAAGGAGCAGGTGATCTGCGGAAACGGGGCGGCAGAGCTGATCTATACGCTGATTTTGGCTTTGAGACCGAGACAGGCCCTGGTCTTGGCCCCTACTTTTGCGGAATATGAGCAGGCATTGGAAAATCTGGGATGCCGGGTAGACTATTACGGATTAAAGAGGGAATGCAGCTTTCAGCCGCAGTCCGATTTTTTTGACAGATTGACGCCCCAGGTGGATGTGGTATTTCTGTGCAACCCCAACAATCCCACAGGGCTCTTGTTGGAGAGAGAATTTCTGGAGAGAGTTCTGGATATCTGTGACAAGCACCAGACCATGCTGGTGGTGGATGAATGCTTTTTGGATTTTGTAAAGGAACCAAAGAAGTATTCTCTGAAAGAAGAGTTATCTGAGAACCCCCATCTGTTTTTGCTCAAAGCATTCACCAAGAGATATGCCATGGCGGGAGTGCGCCTGGGATACGGTTTGTGTCAGAACTTGGACCTGTTGGAGAGAATGGGAAGAATGACCCAGCCTTGGAATCTGTCGGTGATTGCACAGAAAGCAGGAATTGCGGCTCTTAAGGAAGAAGACTACGTCCGCCGCGGCCGTCAGATCGTCTTTCAAGAGATCGAGCGAATGAAACAGGAGTTTCAAAAGCTGGGGATAAAGACTTATGACTCCCAGGCAAATTATCTCTTCTTTGAGGGCCCCAAGGATTTGTGGGAGAAGTGCCTGGACAAAGGGATTCTAATTCGAGACTGTAGTAACTATACCGGACTTTCCAAGGGCTATTACCGGGTGGCGGTAAAGATGCCCCAAGAGAATGACAGGCTTTTGAAGGCGCTAGGGGAACTATACCTGTGA
- a CDS encoding cobyric acid synthase: MAKAIMVQGTMSNAGKSLLAAGLCRIFKQDGYRVAPFKSQNMALNSFITEEGLEMGRAQVMQAEAAGIAPSVKMNPILLKPTNDVGSQVIVNGEVLGTMSARDYFKFKHQLFPKVMEAYEELAAQNDIIVIEGAGSPAEINLKDEDIVNMGMAKRAKAPVLLVGDIDRGGVFAQLIGTVMLLEEEEKKLVKGLIVNKFRGDKTILDPGIEMLEQKAGIPVVGVAPYLDIQVEDEDSLTERFEGNREVGLIDLAVIRLPRISNFTDFNPLESIPGVSLRYVRHVRELKNPDMILLPGTKNTMEDLLWMRQNGLEAAILKEAAKGKVIFGVCGGYQMLGQTLSDPHHVEAGGQIEGMGLLPMDTVFEEAKTRTRVCGQLCELTGVLKEMSGVPLEGYEIHMGESVPREETACMSRITDQVTGAKKVDGLCAGNVYGTYIHGIFDREEVTKGLMEAIGKAKGVDVSEMTGVDFAAFKETQYDLLADGLRKHLDMEKIYEILNAGVEE, from the coding sequence ATGGCAAAAGCAATTATGGTGCAGGGTACGATGTCCAATGCGGGAAAGAGTCTGCTGGCTGCCGGGCTGTGCAGAATTTTTAAGCAGGACGGATACCGGGTGGCTCCGTTTAAATCCCAGAATATGGCACTGAATTCTTTTATCACGGAAGAGGGGCTGGAGATGGGACGGGCTCAGGTGATGCAGGCAGAGGCGGCGGGAATCGCCCCTTCGGTGAAGATGAATCCGATTCTGCTAAAGCCCACCAACGACGTGGGGTCCCAGGTGATCGTAAACGGGGAAGTTCTGGGAACGATGAGCGCCCGGGATTATTTCAAATTTAAACACCAGCTGTTTCCCAAGGTGATGGAAGCCTATGAGGAACTGGCCGCCCAAAATGACATCATTGTCATCGAGGGGGCGGGGAGCCCTGCGGAGATTAACCTAAAAGACGAGGACATCGTGAACATGGGAATGGCAAAACGGGCGAAGGCTCCGGTGCTACTGGTGGGAGACATCGACCGGGGCGGGGTGTTTGCCCAGTTGATTGGCACGGTGATGCTTCTGGAGGAAGAGGAAAAAAAGCTGGTGAAAGGCTTGATTGTCAATAAGTTCCGGGGAGACAAGACGATTTTGGACCCAGGTATCGAAATGTTGGAGCAAAAGGCTGGAATTCCCGTAGTAGGTGTGGCGCCTTACTTGGACATCCAGGTGGAGGATGAGGACAGCTTGACGGAGCGTTTTGAGGGAAACCGGGAAGTGGGATTGATAGATTTGGCGGTGATTCGGCTTCCGAGAATTTCCAATTTTACGGATTTCAATCCTCTAGAGAGTATTCCGGGAGTGTCCCTGCGCTATGTGAGACATGTCCGTGAACTGAAAAACCCGGATATGATTTTGCTTCCGGGTACAAAGAACACGATGGAAGATCTGCTTTGGATGCGCCAAAACGGATTGGAGGCCGCGATTCTGAAGGAGGCAGCCAAGGGGAAGGTCATTTTTGGAGTCTGCGGAGGGTATCAGATGCTTGGGCAGACGCTCTCAGACCCTCACCATGTGGAAGCAGGCGGCCAGATCGAAGGTATGGGGCTTTTGCCGATGGACACCGTATTCGAGGAGGCGAAGACTCGAACCCGTGTCTGCGGACAGCTCTGTGAGCTCACAGGCGTATTAAAAGAAATGTCCGGCGTGCCGTTAGAGGGCTATGAGATTCACATGGGAGAGAGCGTTCCCAGAGAAGAGACGGCGTGTATGTCCAGGATTACCGACCAGGTGACCGGAGCGAAAAAGGTGGACGGTCTGTGTGCCGGGAATGTCTATGGAACCTATATCCACGGAATTTTTGACCGGGAGGAAGTCACCAAAGGATTGATGGAAGCCATCGGCAAGGCGAAAGGTGTCGATGTGTCTGAGATGACCGGTGTGGATTTCGCGGCGTTTAAGGAGACTCAGTACGATCTTCTGGCCGATGGCCTGAGAAAACATCTGGATATGGAAAAAATTTATGAGATTTTAAATGCGGGAGTAGAGGAGTGA
- a CDS encoding sirohydrochlorin cobaltochelatase, with protein MNQSKKQAILVVSFGTSYNATRKVTIDAIEGDIAKAYPEYQIYRAWTSKMIIAKLKKRDQTHIFTVKEAMEKMAEDGITDVIVQPTHVINGIENDQMKEDALSCRSQFHSIRFGAPLLTTEEDNRAVIQAIAQEFSELQEDEVLVFMGHGTTHYANSVYAALDYMFKDLGHKNIFLGTVEAYPSMQSLLRMVKEYSPKKVILAPFMIVAGDHARNDLAGDDPESWLCQFQECGFEVMPVLKGLGQYSAVRQMFIDHIREALEH; from the coding sequence ATGAATCAATCAAAAAAACAGGCCATTTTAGTGGTAAGTTTTGGAACTTCCTATAATGCAACCAGAAAGGTCACAATCGACGCCATCGAAGGCGATATCGCAAAAGCTTATCCAGAATATCAGATTTACCGTGCCTGGACCAGCAAAATGATCATCGCAAAGCTTAAAAAACGAGACCAAACTCATATCTTTACAGTCAAAGAAGCCATGGAGAAAATGGCCGAAGATGGAATCACAGATGTAATCGTTCAACCCACCCATGTCATCAATGGCATCGAAAATGACCAAATGAAAGAAGACGCCCTCTCCTGCCGCAGTCAATTTCACTCTATCCGATTCGGCGCTCCGCTTTTGACCACAGAAGAAGACAACCGAGCAGTGATTCAAGCTATCGCTCAGGAATTTTCTGAGCTTCAAGAAGACGAAGTGCTGGTATTCATGGGACACGGTACCACTCACTACGCTAACTCTGTCTACGCTGCTTTGGACTACATGTTCAAAGACCTCGGACACAAAAACATTTTCCTGGGAACTGTCGAGGCTTATCCAAGTATGCAGTCCCTGCTCCGTATGGTTAAAGAGTACAGCCCCAAAAAAGTCATCTTAGCCCCATTTATGATCGTCGCCGGAGACCATGCCCGCAACGATCTGGCCGGAGACGACCCGGAATCCTGGCTCTGTCAGTTCCAGGAATGCGGCTTCGAGGTCATGCCCGTTCTGAAAGGTCTCGGACAGTATTCCGCAGTGCGTCAAATGTTCATTGACCACATAAGAGAAGCTCTGGAACACTGA
- a CDS encoding precorrin-8X methylmutase, which produces MKVELENVKPMEIEARSFEIITEELGNTVLAPGTELIVKRCIHTSADFDYAKNLCFSEGVVEKALEAIKGGASIVTDTQMAKSGINKKALARYGGQVYCFMSDEDVAQTAKKNGTTRAVASMEKAAAMGEDLIFAIGNAPTALIHLYEMIREGKIHPKLVIGVPVGFVNVVQSKELIMQTQAPYIVARGRKGGSNIAACICNALLYMIDNRR; this is translated from the coding sequence ATGAAGGTAGAACTGGAAAATGTAAAACCCATGGAGATCGAGGCCAGAAGTTTTGAGATCATCACAGAAGAATTGGGGAATACGGTGCTGGCTCCGGGTACAGAACTGATTGTAAAGCGGTGTATCCATACCAGTGCGGATTTCGACTATGCGAAAAATCTGTGCTTTTCGGAAGGGGTCGTGGAGAAAGCCTTAGAAGCGATCAAGGGTGGAGCCAGCATTGTGACGGACACACAGATGGCAAAATCCGGAATCAATAAGAAGGCGCTTGCCAGATACGGCGGTCAGGTGTACTGTTTTATGTCCGATGAGGATGTGGCCCAGACAGCGAAGAAAAACGGCACCACCCGGGCTGTGGCCAGCATGGAAAAAGCGGCGGCTATGGGTGAGGATTTGATTTTTGCCATTGGAAACGCTCCTACCGCGCTGATTCATCTCTATGAGATGATACGCGAGGGGAAAATCCATCCAAAACTGGTGATCGGTGTTCCCGTGGGCTTCGTCAACGTAGTACAGTCCAAGGAGTTAATCATGCAGACTCAGGCTCCCTATATTGTGGCGAGAGGCCGAAAGGGCGGAAGCAACATCGCAGCCTGCATCTGCAATGCACTGCTGTATATGATCGATAACCGGAGATAG
- the cobJ gene encoding precorrin-3B C(17)-methyltransferase, which produces MSKIWVVGIGPGAYELMTVKAAEVLKNCDVIIGYTVYVDLVKEHFAGKEFLTTPMKKEVDRCVMAFEEAKKGKKVAMICSGDAGVYGMAGLMYEVGVNYPEVELEIVSGVTAATGGASVLGAPLIHDFCLISLSDLLTPWEKIEARLLHASEADFVICLYNPSSKKRHDYLQKACDLMLRYKSGDTVCGLVSQIGREGEQGRILTLRELRDTQTDMFTTVFVGNSQTRNLNGKMVTPRGYRNV; this is translated from the coding sequence TTGAGTAAGATTTGGGTAGTTGGAATTGGACCGGGAGCCTATGAACTGATGACAGTCAAGGCGGCAGAGGTTTTGAAAAACTGTGATGTGATCATTGGCTACACCGTCTATGTGGATTTGGTGAAAGAACATTTTGCAGGAAAAGAATTTCTCACGACACCGATGAAAAAAGAGGTGGACCGGTGTGTGATGGCCTTTGAGGAGGCGAAAAAAGGGAAGAAAGTGGCGATGATCTGCAGCGGTGACGCAGGGGTCTATGGGATGGCCGGACTGATGTACGAGGTGGGTGTGAATTACCCTGAGGTGGAGCTGGAGATCGTCTCCGGCGTGACCGCGGCTACAGGCGGAGCGTCTGTGCTGGGAGCTCCTTTGATTCATGATTTTTGTCTGATCAGTTTAAGTGACCTGCTGACTCCCTGGGAGAAGATTGAGGCGAGATTGCTGCATGCTTCCGAGGCGGATTTTGTGATCTGCCTGTACAATCCATCCAGCAAAAAAAGGCATGACTATCTGCAGAAGGCCTGCGATTTGATGCTTCGGTATAAATCGGGAGATACCGTCTGCGGGCTGGTATCCCAGATCGGCAGAGAAGGAGAGCAGGGACGGATTCTGACTTTGAGGGAGCTTCGGGACACACAGACAGACATGTTCACGACGGTGTTCGTGGGAAATTCCCAGACCCGGAATCTGAATGGAAAAATGGTGACGCCAAGAGGTTATCGGAATGTATAA
- a CDS encoding bifunctional cobalt-precorrin-7 (C(5))-methyltransferase/cobalt-precorrin-6B (C(15))-methyltransferase, translating to MYKVIVFAGTTEGYEISRWLSEKKVSVLSCVATEYGARALRESEYLKVQAGRLDQEEMKKLLKEERPELVVDATHPYAVEVTKNIKTACVQTACDYQRLLRGRSVYENGAVYVESAGEAVAYLERTQGNILLTTGSKELRAFTALSDYQERIYARVLSLPSVIADCAALGVEGKHLIGMQGPFSTQMNLAMLRQYECRYLVTKDSGTAGGFWEKYEAAMQAKATLVVIGRPREEEGDDVFLVKQKLAKRFHLSVRQKVTLLGIGMGSPETMTVEGRRACQEADLIVGARRMAEAAMQPGKAVCYEYRADKICEYLKGHPEFERIVVALSGDVGFYSGARKLLELLREQAEVEVICGISSVVYFMAKIGLSWDDAKIVSAHGRDCNLLAQIQRHRKVFAILGRGDSVKMLARSLTEYGLSQAVLHVGERLSYPDEKIFSARAGELLEYSSDPLSVVCVENPWADAGCSTHGLPDEAFLRGKAPMTKAEVRCVSLGKLMLREDSICYDVGAGTGSVSVEMALRAPLGRVYAIEKNPEAVRLLWENKKKFRVDHLTIVEGTAPEAMEALEPPTHAFIGGSSGNLGEIVKCLLEKNPRVRMVINCITLETVSEALRVIKEWQLECTDLVQVAVSRSKNLGRYHMMMGENPIYIITCHKGEQL from the coding sequence ATGTATAAAGTCATAGTGTTTGCAGGGACTACAGAAGGGTATGAGATTTCCAGATGGCTGTCTGAGAAAAAGGTTTCTGTATTATCCTGTGTGGCCACGGAATACGGGGCCCGCGCGCTAAGGGAATCGGAATATCTGAAAGTCCAGGCCGGACGACTGGACCAGGAAGAGATGAAAAAACTTTTAAAAGAGGAGAGACCGGAATTGGTCGTCGACGCGACCCATCCCTATGCGGTGGAGGTCACGAAGAATATCAAAACAGCCTGTGTGCAGACTGCTTGCGACTACCAGCGCCTGCTGCGGGGCAGAAGCGTTTATGAGAACGGAGCCGTCTATGTGGAATCCGCGGGAGAAGCCGTGGCTTACCTGGAGAGGACGCAGGGAAATATTCTCTTGACCACTGGAAGCAAGGAGCTGAGAGCTTTTACCGCCCTTTCGGATTACCAGGAGAGAATCTATGCCAGGGTGCTCAGCCTGCCGTCGGTGATTGCGGACTGCGCGGCGCTAGGCGTGGAGGGAAAGCATCTGATCGGTATGCAGGGACCTTTCTCCACGCAGATGAACCTGGCAATGCTGCGCCAGTATGAGTGCAGGTATCTGGTGACGAAGGATTCCGGGACCGCAGGCGGTTTTTGGGAGAAATACGAGGCGGCCATGCAGGCAAAAGCTACCCTGGTGGTGATTGGCCGACCCCGGGAGGAAGAGGGCGACGACGTGTTTTTGGTGAAGCAGAAGCTGGCCAAGAGATTTCACCTGTCTGTCCGCCAGAAGGTAACGCTTCTGGGCATCGGCATGGGAAGTCCTGAGACGATGACGGTGGAAGGCCGGCGGGCCTGCCAGGAGGCCGACCTGATCGTGGGAGCCCGCCGAATGGCGGAAGCGGCCATGCAGCCTGGAAAAGCTGTCTGCTATGAATACCGCGCCGATAAAATCTGCGAGTATTTGAAGGGACATCCAGAATTTGAGAGGATTGTGGTGGCTTTGTCCGGAGATGTGGGCTTTTACAGCGGTGCCAGAAAGCTTCTGGAGCTTTTGAGGGAACAGGCTGAGGTGGAAGTGATCTGTGGAATTTCTTCCGTAGTGTATTTTATGGCTAAGATTGGCTTGTCTTGGGACGATGCGAAGATTGTCAGTGCCCATGGAAGAGACTGCAATTTGTTGGCTCAGATTCAGAGGCACCGGAAGGTTTTCGCGATTCTGGGAAGAGGGGACAGTGTCAAAATGCTGGCCCGCAGCCTGACAGAGTACGGACTTTCCCAAGCGGTGCTCCATGTGGGCGAACGCCTGTCTTATCCGGATGAAAAAATTTTTTCGGCCAGGGCCGGGGAGCTTTTGGAGTACTCCTCTGACCCGCTGAGCGTAGTCTGCGTGGAAAATCCCTGGGCAGATGCCGGGTGCAGCACTCATGGCCTGCCGGACGAGGCTTTTCTGCGGGGAAAAGCGCCCATGACTAAGGCGGAGGTGCGCTGTGTCTCCCTGGGAAAACTGATGCTGAGGGAGGATTCCATCTGTTACGATGTGGGAGCAGGCACAGGTTCGGTATCTGTGGAAATGGCCCTTCGCGCGCCCTTGGGCCGGGTCTATGCCATCGAGAAGAACCCAGAGGCGGTTCGCCTTCTTTGGGAAAACAAGAAAAAATTTCGGGTGGATCACCTGACCATTGTGGAGGGGACGGCGCCGGAGGCTATGGAAGCTTTGGAACCTCCCACCCATGCGTTCATCGGAGGTTCTTCAGGAAACCTGGGTGAGATTGTAAAATGCTTATTGGAGAAGAATCCCAGGGTGCGGATGGTGATCAACTGTATTACGCTGGAGACGGTCTCTGAAGCTCTTCGCGTAATCAAAGAATGGCAGCTGGAATGTACGGATTTGGTGCAGGTCGCCGTGTCCCGTTCCAAAAATCTAGGCCGGTATCACATGATGATGGGAGAAAATCCCATCTACATCATTACCTGCCATAAAGGAGAGCAGCTATGA
- the cbiB gene encoding adenosylcobinamide-phosphate synthase CbiB, which produces MAGVIALCAGFLADLGLGDPRWLYHPVCAIGKWIAFWEKKLRRWFPKTGAGERAAGIALVLLVLLACGAIPMAVLLLLYQWNFWAGLAVETFWCYQMLATKSLKTESMKVYEALSTGTLEDGRYAVSMIVGRDTKALSEEGVIKATVETVAENTSDGVIAPMLYMAIGGVPLMFLYKGINTMDSMVGYKNEKYLNFGRCAAKLDDAANYVPARISGWLMVAASFLAGFDGKNAKKIYLRDRRNHASPNSAQTEAVMAGALGVQLAGNAYYFGKLYEKPTIGDSVRPIEREDIPRSNRLLYVTAGLGLLIFALARFAVLGLILA; this is translated from the coding sequence ATGGCAGGAGTGATCGCCCTTTGCGCAGGCTTTTTGGCGGACTTGGGGCTGGGAGACCCGCGGTGGCTATATCATCCAGTATGCGCGATCGGCAAATGGATAGCGTTTTGGGAGAAGAAGCTAAGGCGTTGGTTTCCAAAGACAGGGGCAGGGGAGAGAGCGGCAGGAATAGCACTGGTGCTTCTGGTGCTTCTGGCCTGCGGCGCCATTCCTATGGCGGTTTTGCTGCTTTTGTACCAGTGGAATTTTTGGGCAGGTCTGGCGGTGGAAACCTTTTGGTGTTATCAGATGCTGGCGACGAAGTCTTTGAAGACAGAGAGCATGAAAGTCTATGAGGCACTTTCGACGGGAACCTTAGAGGACGGCCGGTATGCAGTCTCCATGATTGTGGGACGGGATACCAAGGCTTTGAGCGAGGAAGGAGTTATCAAGGCCACTGTGGAAACTGTGGCGGAGAATACCTCGGATGGAGTGATTGCCCCCATGCTTTATATGGCTATCGGCGGTGTGCCGCTGATGTTCTTGTACAAGGGAATCAATACGATGGATTCCATGGTGGGGTATAAGAATGAGAAATACTTAAATTTTGGCAGATGCGCGGCGAAGCTGGACGATGCGGCCAACTATGTGCCGGCCAGAATCAGTGGCTGGCTGATGGTGGCGGCCAGCTTTCTGGCCGGTTTTGACGGAAAGAACGCAAAGAAGATTTATCTGAGGGACCGGAGAAACCACGCGAGTCCGAACTCCGCGCAGACAGAAGCTGTGATGGCCGGAGCTCTGGGCGTGCAGCTGGCGGGAAACGCATACTATTTTGGGAAATTGTATGAGAAGCCCACGATTGGGGATTCGGTCAGGCCCATTGAGAGAGAAGACATTCCCAGATCAAATCGGCTTTTGTATGTCACCGCAGGCCTAGGACTTTTGATCTTTGCTCTGGCGAGGTTTGCGGTGCTGGGGCTGATTTTAGCTTAG
- a CDS encoding cobalt-precorrin 5A hydrolase, which yields MRTLAVISFSLTGCVLAERIREHFKSCGWQVKTAVKSVYLPDSLELPLKEWTRQRFADCEAICFVGACGIAVRSIAPFIKSKKTDPAVLTVDECGQYVVALLSGHLGGANELAKETAQILGANAVVTTATDLHGKFAVDVFAKKNDCAIFPMTAAKAFSAALLAGEPVGFYSDFPWEGELPEGMVLAREEAPSKNPAIGAAVTVRKDCKPFAQTVYLVPKIVAVGLGCKKGKDTQAIERGVRKAVQQAGIWPQALGRAASICLKAEEEGIQQWCESADLPYETYTREELLTVPGEFTSSEFVRGITGVDSVCERSAAKAGNAGRLIQRKTAEDGVTCALALPDWRIRFE from the coding sequence ATGAGAACACTGGCAGTAATCAGCTTCAGCCTGACAGGCTGTGTGCTGGCAGAGAGAATCCGTGAGCATTTCAAGAGCTGCGGCTGGCAGGTTAAGACCGCCGTCAAGAGTGTCTATCTGCCGGACTCCTTAGAGCTTCCTCTGAAGGAGTGGACCCGGCAAAGATTCGCGGACTGCGAGGCCATCTGCTTTGTGGGGGCCTGCGGGATTGCTGTGCGCAGCATCGCTCCTTTCATAAAGAGTAAGAAGACAGACCCGGCGGTACTGACTGTGGATGAGTGCGGGCAGTATGTGGTTGCCTTGCTCTCCGGTCATCTGGGCGGCGCTAACGAGCTGGCGAAAGAGACGGCACAGATTTTGGGAGCAAATGCTGTAGTCACCACGGCTACAGATCTGCACGGGAAGTTTGCGGTGGATGTGTTTGCAAAGAAAAACGACTGCGCGATCTTTCCTATGACGGCTGCAAAGGCATTTTCTGCTGCCTTGCTGGCCGGGGAACCGGTGGGCTTTTACAGCGATTTTCCCTGGGAGGGTGAATTGCCAGAGGGCATGGTTCTGGCAAGAGAAGAGGCTCCGTCAAAAAATCCGGCTATCGGTGCGGCGGTGACGGTGCGAAAGGACTGCAAGCCCTTTGCGCAGACCGTGTATTTAGTTCCTAAGATCGTCGCTGTCGGCTTGGGCTGCAAAAAAGGAAAGGACACGCAGGCCATTGAACGGGGAGTGAGAAAGGCTGTGCAGCAGGCGGGAATCTGGCCGCAGGCTCTGGGCCGTGCAGCGAGCATCTGCCTGAAAGCCGAGGAAGAGGGAATCCAGCAGTGGTGTGAAAGCGCAGATCTTCCCTATGAGACCTATACCAGGGAGGAGCTTTTGACAGTGCCGGGAGAGTTCACCTCGTCAGAATTTGTGAGAGGAATCACAGGTGTGGACAGTGTCTGTGAGAGAAGCGCGGCAAAGGCAGGAAATGCAGGCCGTTTGATACAGAGGAAAACAGCGGAGGACGGTGTGACCTGTGCACTGGCTCTTCCAGATTGGAGGATACGTTTTGAGTAA